In one Candidatus Micrarchaeota archaeon genomic region, the following are encoded:
- a CDS encoding 2-oxo acid dehydrogenase subunit E2: MKEIRFIDVGEGITEGHIQKWLVNDGDEVSEDESILQVETDKAVVNVPAPIDGTLRIVAKEGAIVHVGDLIAQIGTKDELSSAAASQKPQQQPAPKMQQAGQGQQEQHAHREEVQHPKEVLATPYVRKIARDMGVDLSTVAGTGPNGRVLENDVRNHAAKGTSAQKTVLKFSETLEEQHKDEIERIPMSMTRKAIARNMEIAWTIPMATHMDLINATRLYDLVAREKPVLAKDMSIHLTFLPFIIKATIAAIKENPNFNASYDHERLEIIRKNYFNIGLAAEAPDGLKVVVIKEADRKTIAQISKEIQDLHEKVTKRTITIEEMQDSTFTITNIGSLGGGFLAVPIINYPNVAILGIAKVSDRPVVDEGMVKVGKVMPFSLVFDHRVVDGAEAVRFGNALIKYLEDPDLLEML, translated from the coding sequence ATGAAGGAGATAAGATTCATAGATGTGGGCGAGGGCATAACGGAAGGCCACATCCAGAAATGGCTAGTAAATGACGGCGACGAGGTCAGCGAGGATGAGTCCATACTGCAGGTGGAGACTGACAAGGCGGTAGTGAACGTGCCCGCGCCGATAGACGGCACGCTGAGGATAGTGGCAAAGGAGGGCGCCATAGTACACGTTGGGGATCTGATTGCGCAGATAGGCACAAAGGATGAGCTTTCGTCCGCAGCTGCAAGCCAAAAACCCCAGCAGCAGCCAGCCCCCAAAATGCAGCAGGCAGGGCAGGGGCAGCAGGAGCAGCATGCGCACCGCGAAGAGGTGCAGCATCCAAAGGAGGTGCTGGCAACGCCTTATGTGAGGAAAATAGCCAGGGACATGGGCGTGGACCTGTCAACTGTTGCTGGAACCGGACCAAACGGAAGGGTGCTTGAAAACGACGTCAGGAATCACGCCGCGAAAGGCACTTCTGCGCAAAAGACCGTCCTGAAGTTCTCAGAAACCCTGGAGGAGCAGCACAAGGATGAGATAGAGCGAATACCCATGTCGATGACAAGGAAGGCGATAGCAAGGAACATGGAAATCGCATGGACGATACCTATGGCGACGCACATGGACCTGATAAACGCTACGAGGCTTTACGACCTCGTTGCAAGGGAGAAGCCGGTGCTTGCGAAGGACATGAGCATACACCTGACATTCCTTCCGTTCATAATAAAGGCTACGATAGCTGCGATAAAGGAAAACCCGAACTTCAACGCAAGCTACGACCACGAGCGCCTGGAAATAATAAGGAAGAACTACTTCAACATAGGGCTTGCAGCAGAGGCTCCCGACGGGTTGAAGGTTGTCGTGATAAAGGAAGCTGACAGGAAGACGATAGCGCAGATATCAAAGGAGATACAGGATCTTCACGAGAAAGTAACGAAGAGGACGATAACCATCGAGGAGATGCAGGACAGCACGTTCACGATAACGAACATAGGGAGCCTTGGCGGCGGATTCCTCGCTGTTCCCATAATAAACTATCCGAACGTTGCGATACTCGGAATCGCAAAGGTGAGCGACAGGCCGGTGGTTGATGAAGGCATGGTGAAGGTCGGCAAGGTGATGCCATTCTCCCTTGTATTCGACCACAGGGTTGTCGATGGAGCAGAGGCGGTTAGGTTCGGGAACGCGCTCATAAAATACCTCGAGGACCCGGACTTGCTTGAGATGCTTTGA
- a CDS encoding transposase: MEKAYKFRAYPSKEQQHVINMQMFLAKQLYNVPIEKSKQHFKDTGKIFTQYDMNKWITQLKKKNPEFQEIYSQVLQNVSNRVAKAYQNFFSRLRARKKGKKVKVGFPRFKKFVSSLTYPQNNKSFVIEKKRVEQCSDNVRS; this comes from the coding sequence ATGGAAAAGGCATACAAGTTTAGGGCGTATCCTTCAAAGGAGCAACAGCATGTAATCAACATGCAGATGTTCCTCGCAAAGCAACTCTACAATGTGCCCATCGAAAAATCAAAACAGCATTTCAAGGATACTGGAAAGATCTTTACGCAATACGACATGAACAAATGGATAACTCAACTCAAAAAGAAGAACCCAGAATTTCAGGAAATATATTCACAAGTATTGCAGAATGTTTCAAACAGGGTTGCAAAGGCATACCAGAACTTTTTCTCACGGCTCCGGGCAAGGAAGAAAGGGAAGAAAGTAAAAGTCGGATTTCCACGTTTCAAAAAGTTTGTATCTTCGTTGACATATCCTCAAAACAATAAGTCATTCGTAATAGAAAAGAAAAGAGTAGAGCAATGTAGTGATAACGTGAGATCGTGA
- a CDS encoding winged helix-turn-helix transcriptional regulator — protein MSKTLETKRRILSLLKRKEMTISGISEILGLSTATISQHMDELVRAGAIERIENEHFRKLKYYRAVQTANPMTSEYVKYVIGVVAVLAIISMVYLYRTDSLNGSAPGRGTTAIETNSSFTTTTGGAAGTGAPVVSSAACPMMYYQLNGSIYNYSNMTLHYINSSGGAVSDYVMMNGSSGSLYGVEHLYRVLQQGNSTAVRDHYAYLVNVSGSGGMGSSAPGINVSVEPVNFSVVDNSTINVTIGIAANSTAGGTYWLRVDGPCGGGVTPVLVTIGSRQYNGSIGPPVSTIE, from the coding sequence ATGAGCAAGACGCTTGAGACCAAGAGACGCATACTCAGCCTCCTGAAGAGGAAGGAGATGACCATAAGCGGCATAAGCGAGATCCTGGGCCTCTCAACGGCTACCATAAGCCAGCACATGGACGAGCTGGTCAGGGCTGGAGCCATAGAGAGGATAGAGAACGAGCATTTCAGGAAGCTCAAGTACTACAGGGCAGTTCAGACCGCCAACCCGATGACTTCGGAATACGTGAAGTACGTAATAGGGGTAGTCGCGGTGCTTGCAATAATATCGATGGTGTACCTTTACCGCACCGATTCCCTCAACGGCAGCGCGCCTGGGAGAGGCACCACAGCCATAGAAACAAACAGCTCCTTTACGACCACGACAGGCGGCGCGGCAGGAACAGGAGCACCGGTTGTGAGCTCGGCCGCATGCCCGATGATGTACTACCAGCTCAACGGCAGCATATACAATTATTCGAACATGACACTGCATTACATAAATTCAAGCGGCGGCGCGGTTTCCGATTACGTGATGATGAACGGCTCCTCGGGCAGCCTTTACGGAGTCGAGCACCTCTACCGGGTCCTGCAGCAGGGCAATTCAACGGCAGTGAGGGACCATTACGCATATCTCGTGAACGTCAGCGGCTCCGGCGGCATGGGCTCTTCGGCGCCGGGAATAAACGTAAGCGTCGAGCCCGTGAACTTCAGCGTGGTTGACAACAGCACGATCAACGTCACAATAGGCATTGCAGCAAACAGCACTGCAGGCGGGACATACTGGCTCAGGGTGGACGGGCCGTGCGGCGGGGGAGTCACCCCTGTGCTAGTCACCATAGGAAGCAGGCAGTACAACGGCAGCATTGGGCCTCCGGTATCCACAATAGAATAG
- a CDS encoding polyprenyl synthetase family protein produces the protein MRVHKNFNSHLPVGIRQRIYKTMRRIKSFRDSDFITRDLYYPSTHLLGKEGKLLRPALLFLGAQSIGSREDFTDLAAAIELLHVSSLIHDDIIDNSRTRRGAKSVNTKYGNSTALLAGNALISKAIQLSAKYGERVMMEVSDTALQMCAGELMDYNANGSGALGLSRCLSIARLKTAALIGTSCGIVATYKGSKARAALYDCGVNIGMAFQIRDDILDILEDGKADRKGPHGANIVTALQKTEGLDDMEALRRAAKLNSSYVSKALSSVRGNRMERLIRPYAGMMEVQVG, from the coding sequence ATGAGGGTACATAAAAATTTCAATTCGCACCTGCCAGTCGGGATAAGGCAGCGCATTTACAAGACTATGCGCAGGATAAAATCGTTCCGCGATTCGGATTTCATAACAAGGGATCTGTATTACCCATCAACCCACCTGCTTGGGAAGGAGGGCAAGCTGCTGAGGCCCGCGCTTCTCTTCCTGGGCGCGCAGTCCATAGGCAGCAGGGAGGATTTCACTGACCTTGCGGCTGCGATAGAGCTCCTGCACGTGTCCTCGCTGATACACGATGACATAATAGACAACAGCAGGACCAGGAGAGGGGCAAAATCCGTAAACACAAAGTACGGGAACAGCACCGCGCTGCTTGCGGGCAACGCGCTCATATCAAAGGCAATACAGCTTTCTGCCAAATACGGCGAGAGGGTGATGATGGAGGTATCGGACACGGCATTGCAGATGTGCGCGGGGGAGCTGATGGATTACAACGCCAACGGCTCCGGCGCTCTCGGCCTGTCCCGCTGCCTGAGCATAGCAAGGCTGAAGACGGCTGCGCTGATAGGGACCTCATGCGGAATAGTTGCAACATACAAGGGCAGCAAGGCCAGGGCCGCGCTCTACGACTGCGGTGTGAACATAGGCATGGCGTTCCAGATAAGGGATGACATACTCGACATCCTTGAGGACGGCAAGGCGGACAGGAAAGGCCCTCACGGCGCAAACATAGTTACCGCATTGCAGAAAACGGAGGGGCTGGATGACATGGAGGCGCTGCGGAGGGCGGCAAAACTGAACAGCAGCTATGTGAGCAAGGCGCTCTCCAGCGTCAGGGGCAATAGGATGGAGAGGCTCATCAGGCCTTATGCAGGCATGATGGAAGTGCAGGTCGGCTGA
- the pdhA gene encoding pyruvate dehydrogenase (acetyl-transferring) E1 component subunit alpha, with the protein MDELGQVDNTLFPDIKDPAIVEMYKNMSFARALDAKTLSLQRQGRAVTYAPLLGEEATQIGSAMAMRANDYFVPNFRQHGVFIARGMPLELLFLYWKGYEEGSAIPAEVKGLPYIVPVASQMPHAAGLAYAQKYNGSDSAVITYVGDGGTSEGDFYETLNFAGVSKIPLVTIIENNQWAISVPRSEQSAAQTLAQKGFAAGIDSVQVDGNDAIGVYKAVSDALARSKEGPSLIECVTYRMSMHTTADDPTKYRSEEEVAQWKMKDPINRLKLYLARKGLWSEDLEKGMIEEHKKAIDAAVEKAEGFKPDPKSIFEHVYSYMPDTLKEELEEAESSGFYMSE; encoded by the coding sequence ATGGACGAGCTGGGGCAGGTGGACAACACTCTTTTTCCGGACATAAAGGATCCTGCTATAGTTGAAATGTACAAGAACATGTCTTTCGCCAGGGCGCTGGACGCAAAGACGCTGAGCCTGCAGAGGCAGGGAAGGGCCGTGACGTACGCCCCGCTGCTCGGCGAGGAGGCCACCCAGATAGGCAGCGCGATGGCAATGCGCGCAAACGATTATTTCGTGCCGAACTTCAGGCAGCATGGCGTATTCATAGCAAGGGGCATGCCCCTTGAGCTGCTATTCCTTTACTGGAAGGGCTACGAGGAGGGCAGCGCGATACCTGCTGAAGTAAAAGGCCTGCCGTACATAGTACCTGTTGCCTCACAGATGCCGCATGCGGCAGGGCTGGCATACGCGCAGAAGTACAACGGAAGCGATTCCGCGGTGATAACCTACGTGGGCGACGGCGGGACATCGGAAGGGGACTTCTACGAGACGCTCAACTTCGCCGGAGTCTCGAAGATACCTTTGGTAACAATAATAGAGAACAACCAGTGGGCGATATCCGTGCCCAGGTCCGAGCAGAGCGCTGCGCAGACGCTCGCGCAGAAGGGGTTCGCAGCCGGGATCGATTCTGTGCAGGTCGACGGGAATGACGCGATCGGGGTGTACAAGGCCGTATCGGACGCGCTTGCGCGATCCAAGGAAGGGCCATCGCTCATAGAATGCGTTACCTACAGGATGAGCATGCACACAACGGCAGATGACCCAACCAAGTACAGGAGCGAGGAGGAGGTCGCGCAGTGGAAGATGAAGGACCCGATAAACAGGCTCAAGCTTTACCTTGCGAGGAAGGGGCTCTGGAGCGAGGATCTTGAGAAGGGAATGATCGAGGAGCACAAGAAGGCGATAGACGCAGCCGTGGAGAAGGCAGAGGGGTTCAAGCCGGATCCGAAGAGCATATTCGAGCACGTCTACAGCTACATGCCTGATACACTCAAGGAGGAGCTTGAGGAAGCGGAAAGCTCGGGATTCTACATGAGCGAATAG
- a CDS encoding NAD(+)/NADH kinase: protein MRITIVKKDGKARLRKLYDSFDVVKSGDIYVAVGGDGTFIKAAQMTDKPVLLIREDSNGSIGYHSDLGLKDLDRIVRKLKAGEYHIEHLSNKIEIIYNGKHYYVINEARLNNIMEEVSFKVFERMGKKRIRIYPFVMSGDGLVITSKMGSTAYNRSAGGPIILTPNVLCLTFLNADGPYNNPLVFDSSKEIEIEIVKYEGILGFDNQRISMLRKGDRFVVRLSEKRISAVRLNGNEESFADKLERKMRSRMVRDFKE from the coding sequence ATGAGGATAACAATAGTCAAAAAGGACGGCAAGGCCAGGCTGCGCAAGCTGTATGACAGCTTCGATGTGGTCAAGTCCGGCGACATATACGTTGCGGTAGGGGGAGATGGCACCTTCATAAAGGCGGCGCAGATGACTGACAAGCCGGTGCTTTTGATAAGGGAGGATAGCAACGGGAGCATAGGCTACCATTCAGACCTCGGCCTGAAGGACCTGGACAGGATAGTGAGGAAGCTCAAGGCAGGGGAGTACCACATAGAGCACCTTTCAAACAAGATAGAGATAATATACAACGGAAAACACTATTACGTGATAAACGAGGCAAGGCTGAACAACATAATGGAGGAGGTAAGCTTCAAGGTCTTCGAAAGGATGGGCAAAAAGAGGATAAGGATATACCCGTTCGTGATGAGCGGCGACGGGCTGGTGATCACGAGCAAGATGGGATCAACAGCATACAACAGATCCGCGGGGGGCCCGATAATACTAACGCCAAACGTGCTGTGCCTCACATTCCTAAATGCGGATGGCCCGTACAACAACCCGCTTGTCTTTGACTCGAGCAAGGAGATAGAGATAGAGATCGTGAAATACGAGGGCATTCTCGGATTCGACAACCAGAGGATATCCATGCTGCGCAAGGGGGACAGGTTCGTGGTAAGGCTCTCCGAAAAGAGGATAAGCGCAGTAAGGCTGAACGGCAACGAGGAGAGCTTCGCCGACAAGCTTGAAAGGAAGATGAGGAGCAGGATGGTAAGGGATTTCAAGGAATGA
- the lpdA gene encoding dihydrolipoyl dehydrogenase yields the protein MVMGSLPEQVDVAIVGGGVGGYVAAIRASELGKSVALVEKHKLGGHCLNYACIPSKTLIKISDIFYEAQHSQKFGIEGKLTLDAKKMLEWRISVSKKLEDGVAFLCKSNQIDVLKGTATFVSNNTLQLTNGMSLDFRNAIIATGSEPTQMKGFDFRDNVIDYKQALLLDHIPKSMAIIGAGYVAVEIGTLYAKMGSKVSIIARSDVLSRFDRDAVGLVKKRMQDLGVSIYTGVTPVSHDSTSVTLSDKSRIDASVIVVAIGLRPYTSELGLENTKVQLDGKGFIKVDSAMRTVEPSILAVGDVIGEPMLAHKAMRQGVVAAEVASGNNSSYDNVVVPAVIFSDPEIAIAGTIEEGNGIKVTKFPLTALGRSIALDTTNGFAKIAYDDANTIKGIEIVSSEASSMIAEAALAIEMGANLEDIADTIHPHPTYSEAIQEAAEAALGRPIHFFYGKKQR from the coding sequence ATGGTTATGGGATCCCTTCCTGAGCAGGTAGATGTCGCGATTGTAGGGGGAGGAGTGGGCGGCTACGTTGCAGCGATAAGGGCTTCTGAGCTTGGAAAGAGCGTCGCCCTTGTCGAGAAGCACAAGCTCGGCGGGCACTGCCTTAACTATGCGTGCATACCATCGAAGACGCTGATAAAGATATCAGACATATTCTACGAGGCGCAGCACTCACAGAAGTTCGGGATAGAGGGCAAGCTCACGCTCGATGCTAAGAAGATGCTTGAGTGGCGCATCTCCGTGTCCAAGAAGCTTGAGGATGGCGTTGCATTCCTCTGCAAGTCAAATCAGATCGACGTGCTCAAGGGCACGGCCACGTTCGTGTCCAACAACACATTGCAACTCACCAACGGCATGTCCCTTGACTTCAGGAACGCGATAATAGCCACGGGATCCGAGCCTACGCAGATGAAGGGATTCGATTTCAGGGACAACGTAATCGATTACAAGCAAGCGCTCCTGCTTGACCATATACCAAAATCAATGGCGATAATAGGCGCTGGGTACGTAGCCGTAGAGATAGGCACCCTTTACGCGAAGATGGGCAGCAAGGTAAGCATAATAGCAAGGAGCGACGTGCTCTCCAGGTTCGACAGGGACGCGGTCGGCCTGGTCAAGAAGCGAATGCAGGACCTGGGAGTTTCCATATACACCGGCGTAACTCCGGTATCACATGACAGCACCTCTGTTACCCTGAGCGACAAAAGCAGGATAGATGCAAGCGTGATAGTCGTGGCCATAGGGCTCAGGCCGTACACTTCCGAGCTGGGCCTTGAAAACACGAAGGTGCAGCTTGACGGAAAGGGCTTCATAAAGGTTGACAGCGCAATGAGGACAGTGGAGCCGAGCATACTGGCAGTAGGCGACGTGATTGGCGAGCCTATGCTTGCACACAAGGCGATGCGCCAGGGGGTAGTGGCAGCTGAAGTCGCATCCGGAAATAATTCATCGTATGACAACGTCGTAGTGCCTGCCGTGATATTCTCGGATCCTGAGATAGCAATTGCAGGAACTATAGAGGAAGGCAACGGCATCAAGGTAACGAAATTCCCGCTTACCGCTCTTGGCAGGAGCATCGCCCTTGACACCACGAACGGCTTTGCAAAGATAGCGTACGACGATGCCAATACCATAAAGGGGATCGAGATAGTCTCCAGCGAGGCGAGCTCCATGATAGCCGAGGCGGCATTAGCCATAGAAATGGGCGCCAACCTCGAGGACATAGCAGATACGATACACCCGCATCCAACATACAGCGAGGCAATCCAGGAAGCCGCTGAAGCGGCGTTGGGAAGACCGATACACTTCTTTTACGGGAAGAAGCAGAGGTAA
- a CDS encoding ubiquinone/menaquinone biosynthesis methyltransferase, which yields MSKEMNELFSDIHKKYDFMNRMLSLGMDGIWRSDAAKEAVVAKSRYRVLDVATGTGELAMAIRRESERQGKEAEIIGVDFNKDMLGIARKKAERQKIPIRFELGDALDLRFKGDSFDVLTSGFALRDFDSLEGFVKEAHRVLKKGGRIILMDMSRPERGFNKYFFKFYSRVMLLEGMLVDRNAYSFLVKSIRGFDRENAASLLERNGFSAVKIRELPTGVAFIITATK from the coding sequence ATGAGCAAGGAGATGAACGAGCTGTTTTCGGACATACACAAGAAGTACGACTTCATGAACCGCATGCTGAGCCTTGGCATGGATGGCATATGGAGGTCCGATGCGGCAAAGGAGGCTGTAGTTGCAAAGAGCCGGTACAGGGTTCTTGACGTTGCGACTGGCACCGGGGAACTTGCAATGGCCATAAGGCGCGAGTCGGAAAGGCAGGGAAAGGAGGCTGAAATTATCGGCGTGGACTTCAACAAGGACATGCTGGGGATCGCAAGGAAAAAGGCAGAAAGGCAAAAAATTCCAATAAGGTTCGAGCTCGGCGACGCGCTTGATCTGAGGTTCAAGGGCGATTCCTTCGACGTGCTTACAAGCGGGTTCGCACTCAGGGATTTTGACAGCCTGGAGGGATTCGTAAAGGAGGCGCACAGGGTGCTGAAGAAGGGCGGCAGGATAATACTCATGGACATGTCCAGGCCCGAGCGCGGCTTCAATAAATACTTCTTCAAGTTCTATTCGAGGGTAATGCTTCTCGAGGGCATGCTCGTGGACAGGAACGCCTATTCGTTCCTTGTTAAGAGCATAAGGGGCTTCGACAGGGAGAACGCGGCAAGCCTCCTTGAAAGGAACGGCTTCAGCGCTGTGAAAATCAGGGAATTGCCCACTGGTGTCGCATTCATAATAACCGCAACAAAGTAG
- a CDS encoding DUF763 domain-containing protein — translation MRSITELPLHGGRAPKWLFGRMVKLSRAISCVIMDDFGAEEMVRRIADPNWFQALSCAIGYDWHSSGTTTVTMGALKEAVNDSGELYIAGGKGRAGLKTPDDILQGADCLSMPGMAVELQEKSRIAAKVDSSLVYDDIGIYHHTMAFCRSGKWAVVQQGMSKKSNMAVRFQWLSEFVDDKDVANEPHSSVSSVRHRSSMDLTSKSNDWVRGSSTEALGEYNRMLSKSYPQRHGIIAKIDMSKRARDAIARANDIDPKDYKEIMLVRGVGRATLRSLAFVSSLIYGREIAYRDPVMYAYNLGGKDGIPFRINRGTYDGVCRSLQEIIENSKIENGEKYKALKRLSREISP, via the coding sequence ATGCGATCGATCACGGAGCTGCCGCTGCACGGCGGCAGGGCCCCCAAATGGCTGTTCGGAAGGATGGTGAAGCTGTCAAGGGCAATCTCATGCGTGATAATGGACGACTTCGGCGCGGAAGAGATGGTGAGGCGCATAGCCGACCCTAACTGGTTCCAGGCCCTTTCCTGCGCCATAGGCTACGACTGGCACAGCAGCGGCACTACAACAGTGACAATGGGCGCACTGAAGGAGGCGGTAAACGACTCGGGAGAACTATACATAGCAGGAGGAAAGGGCAGGGCGGGGCTGAAAACGCCTGATGATATATTGCAGGGAGCCGACTGTCTGTCAATGCCCGGGATGGCAGTGGAGCTGCAGGAGAAGAGCAGGATAGCTGCGAAGGTTGACTCCTCGCTCGTTTACGACGACATAGGGATATACCACCATACGATGGCGTTCTGCAGGAGCGGCAAATGGGCGGTTGTGCAGCAGGGAATGTCCAAGAAGAGCAACATGGCCGTGAGGTTCCAGTGGCTCAGCGAGTTCGTGGACGATAAGGACGTAGCAAACGAGCCGCATTCCTCAGTTTCTTCGGTGCGGCACAGGAGCAGCATGGACCTGACAAGCAAGAGCAACGACTGGGTCAGGGGCTCATCGACAGAGGCGCTCGGGGAATACAACAGAATGCTTTCGAAGTCCTACCCCCAAAGGCATGGCATAATCGCCAAGATAGACATGAGCAAGAGGGCAAGGGACGCGATAGCAAGGGCGAATGACATAGACCCGAAGGACTACAAGGAGATAATGCTGGTCAGGGGCGTAGGTAGGGCGACCCTGAGATCGCTTGCATTCGTCTCGTCGCTCATATACGGCAGGGAGATAGCGTACAGGGACCCTGTCATGTACGCCTATAACCTTGGGGGGAAGGACGGCATACCGTTCAGGATAAACAGGGGCACATACGACGGCGTGTGCAGGAGCCTGCAGGAGATAATAGAGAACTCGAAGATCGAGAACGGGGAGAAATACAAGGCGCTCAAGAGGCTAAGCAGGGAAATATCGCCGTAA
- a CDS encoding alpha-ketoacid dehydrogenase subunit beta has protein sequence MVGALNDALGTILKENDRSIILGEDVGKDGGVFRVTDGLQERFGPRRVVDTPLAESVIIGASIGMALGGMRPMPEIQFAGFMYMGFDQLINHAARYRSRTRSKHTVPMVVRTPVSGGVRTLEHHSDSPEAYYSHIGGLIVVEPSNPYDAKGLLIRASRLDDPVVFLEPTKLYRLFKQEVPEEPYEVPIGKAGIVSEGDKLTVVTYGTMVPIVKDVVSKKGVSADIIDLRTINPIDEKTIIDSAKKTGRVVIVHEAELSFGVGAEIAARIAEKAIFELSAPVVRVGSPSFPYPFPGYEQYYVPNAAKISKAIDRVLQA, from the coding sequence ATGGTTGGCGCGCTGAACGATGCCCTCGGCACCATACTGAAGGAAAACGACAGGTCCATAATCCTCGGAGAGGACGTGGGCAAGGACGGCGGCGTTTTCAGGGTGACTGACGGGCTCCAGGAGAGGTTCGGGCCAAGAAGGGTGGTCGATACGCCGCTTGCGGAATCCGTGATAATAGGTGCGTCAATAGGCATGGCCCTCGGGGGGATGAGGCCCATGCCGGAAATACAGTTTGCAGGCTTCATGTACATGGGTTTCGATCAATTGATAAACCATGCTGCAAGGTACAGGAGCAGGACAAGGTCCAAGCACACTGTGCCAATGGTGGTGAGGACTCCTGTTAGCGGGGGTGTGAGGACCCTTGAGCACCACTCCGACAGCCCGGAAGCTTACTATTCGCACATAGGCGGCCTAATCGTAGTCGAGCCATCCAATCCCTACGATGCAAAGGGCTTGCTGATAAGGGCGTCGCGCCTTGACGATCCTGTCGTGTTCCTCGAACCCACGAAGCTGTACAGGCTGTTCAAGCAGGAGGTTCCGGAGGAGCCCTACGAGGTGCCGATAGGAAAGGCCGGTATTGTGAGCGAGGGCGACAAGCTTACCGTTGTAACATACGGCACCATGGTGCCCATTGTCAAGGATGTGGTTAGCAAGAAAGGCGTATCAGCCGATATAATAGACCTGAGGACGATAAACCCGATTGACGAGAAAACTATAATAGACAGCGCGAAGAAGACCGGCAGGGTGGTCATAGTGCACGAGGCTGAGCTGAGCTTCGGGGTTGGCGCGGAAATCGCAGCCAGAATAGCCGAAAAGGCGATATTCGAGCTCTCGGCTCCGGTAGTCAGGGTAGGGTCCCCGAGCTTCCCGTATCCGTTCCCGGGATACGAGCAGTATTATGTCCCGAATGCGGCAAAGATATCCAAGGCCATAGACAGGGTGCTCCAGGCGTGA
- a CDS encoding CPBP family intramembrane metalloprotease, whose translation MKTTDILLVMLPVILWPVSFILLRSAFIYALLASTFVLASISLAYYGKTIVWKRSKGAIAPVAAGLAGAAILYLIFYGGNFAVSYFGIAGLVGNVYAMIYGNVARAQLVVLLAFIGLFEEIYWRGALQSYVRANSKLLRGFPWVATTAYYTLVHISALNPILVVAAFFVGLVTSLMAERYGIISSIAAHIVWIELIVVFLPVL comes from the coding sequence ATGAAAACAACCGACATCTTGCTTGTCATGCTGCCGGTAATACTGTGGCCCGTGTCGTTCATACTGCTCAGGAGCGCATTCATATATGCGCTTCTTGCATCCACGTTCGTACTCGCATCGATATCTTTGGCGTATTACGGGAAGACGATAGTATGGAAGCGCTCAAAGGGCGCCATCGCCCCGGTTGCTGCCGGCCTCGCCGGCGCAGCCATTCTGTACCTCATATTCTACGGCGGGAATTTTGCGGTCTCATATTTCGGGATTGCCGGCCTTGTGGGCAACGTCTACGCGATGATATACGGCAACGTCGCAAGGGCGCAGCTTGTGGTGCTTCTTGCATTCATAGGATTATTCGAGGAGATATACTGGAGGGGCGCGCTGCAGTCCTACGTAAGGGCTAATTCAAAGCTGCTGAGGGGCTTCCCGTGGGTTGCGACTACTGCGTATTACACTCTCGTCCACATATCCGCGTTGAATCCGATACTCGTGGTCGCGGCGTTTTTCGTCGGTCTTGTGACGAGCCTGATGGCCGAACGTTACGGAATAATATCCTCGATAGCGGCCCACATAGTGTGGATAGAGCTTATAGTTGTGTTCCTACCTGTCTTATGA